Part of the Spiroplasma endosymbiont of Poecilobothrus nobilitatus genome is shown below.
TCAAATCTTAAAGAATCCTTAATTCATTATCATGGCTTAGGTTTCACGAACATTCAAAATTATTTAAATCTCTGAAAATGAAAATACCAGCATAAAGGTTTAACGCCAAACCAACAATCATCGGTATTATATTTTAACGTATAAAAAAGTTAAATAACAATATTAAAAGTTTATATAATTTTCTTTTAAAGTTATCATATTGATGATTTTTTTTATTTCATCAAGAGTTTTCTACAAAATTAAAATAGTAATATGATATTTTTCCGATTATTTGGATATTTTTTTAATAGTAATGTATAATAATTAAGATTACATTTGTTTAGAGAGATTACATTTGTATTAAGGGGAAAAATGTATAAATACATTTAAAAAATAAAATGTAAATAAGTATTAATTAATGAATAACTAATAGAAAGTAGACGATTTTAATTATGGCAAAAATTAATTTTTTCGCTCTTGGTGGATTAGACGAGCGAGGTAAAAATTTATACTGCATTGAGGTAAAACAAGATATTTTTATTTTTGATGCAGGAACAAAAAATCCGGAACGTGGAATTTTAGGAATTGATGTAGTAATTCCTAATTTTGATTATCTAAAGGAAAACCGCGCTAGAATTAAGGGTGTTTTTATTACAAAACCTTCTGATGAATGTTCTGAAGCAATTACTTATATTTTAAAAGAATTGGCACTACCAGTTTATGGAAGTGATTTAACTTGTAATATTTTAAAATTCCATTTACAACGTTTTAAAGTTCGCGGGAAAGAAGAATGTTTTCATGTTATTAATGCAAAAGATATTCTTGATTTTGGATTATGCAAGGTTGAAGTATTTTCAACAACAACAAATATGCCAAATAGTTTTGGCTTTGCATTGCATACACCTGATGGCACAATTATTTATACTGGAGATTATATTTTTGATGCTAAAGCAGACCCTAATTTTGCAACAGATTTACAACATTTAAATCAAATTATTGTTAAAAATAAGGTACTATTATTTTTATCAGAAGCCTCATCAGCTTCACGCCGTGATTATACAGCACCAAACCATAAGATTAAAAATTATATTGAACGAGCCGTTAAAGAAACAGAAGATCGTATTATTTTAGCTTGTTTTGATCAAGATTTACATAAAATTAGTGAGTTATTTGATTTAGTTCGTGAAAATAATATTTCAGTTGGAATTTATGGCCAAACTTTGTTGGAGTCATTAAAAGTGTTATCGGATAGTAAAAAACTAAATTTCAATGGAATTAATTTAAAAGGATTACAAGAAGCAGTTAAAGAAGAAAAATCATTAATTATTGTAACTGGTAGTGGAGAACGTTTATATAGTCGTTTGATTAAAATTGCTTCTGGTAATGATGATATTTTAGATATTAAAGAAAGTGATACAATTATTTTAGCAACACCGCCAAACCCAGGAAGTGAATTAAATCATGCCAATGTTTTAGATGAATTAGCTCGAACTGTCGCAAAAACAATTGCTTTATCAGATAAAAAAGTTTGAACAATGACAGCAAGTTATGAAGATGTTAAATTAATGAGTTCAATTATTAATCCAAAATATTTTGTGCCAGTGAAAGGTTTATATAAAGATTTTGTGCAAGCAAAAATGGCGGCAATTGAAGCTGGGATTAATCCAGAACATATTTTTATTGTTGATAATGGCGAAGGTCTTGAATTTATTGATGGTGAATATATGAAAAAAAGCAATAAGGTAAAAACCGCTGATTTATATGTTGATGGGATTGGCGTTGGTGACATTGGAGCAGTTGTTTTAAATGAACGAAAACAATTAGCTACTGATGGAGTTGTTATTATTGGGGTTTCAATTGATAGTAAAACAAAGGAATTAGTTTCTTTAATTGATACGCAAATGCG
Proteins encoded:
- a CDS encoding ribonuclease J; the encoded protein is MAKINFFALGGLDERGKNLYCIEVKQDIFIFDAGTKNPERGILGIDVVIPNFDYLKENRARIKGVFITKPSDECSEAITYILKELALPVYGSDLTCNILKFHLQRFKVRGKEECFHVINAKDILDFGLCKVEVFSTTTNMPNSFGFALHTPDGTIIYTGDYIFDAKADPNFATDLQHLNQIIVKNKVLLFLSEASSASRRDYTAPNHKIKNYIERAVKETEDRIILACFDQDLHKISELFDLVRENNISVGIYGQTLLESLKVLSDSKKLNFNGINLKGLQEAVKEEKSLIIVTGSGERLYSRLIKIASGNDDILDIKESDTIILATPPNPGSELNHANVLDELARTVAKTIALSDKKVWTMTASYEDVKLMSSIINPKYFVPVKGLYKDFVQAKMAAIEAGINPEHIFIVDNGEGLEFIDGEYMKKSNKVKTADLYVDGIGVGDIGAVVLNERKQLATDGVVIIGVSIDSKTKELVSLIDTQMRGVIYIQENNDIFRKMQKVIIEIIEKHYKKAVVGEMYDVNEVKNEIRSTISSFVKTETGKTPIILAIVNEI